A single region of the Erythrobacter sp. HL-111 genome encodes:
- a CDS encoding P63C domain-containing protein codes for MVDGVTGKARGGKARAAAMTDVQRRESAKAAAEARWRKARLEERAAEAADDIVASDEFQGTLPVARHRGVLNIVGLEVPCYVLDNGEKIIGRTSATELLTGVKGGGALEKYLSVKSLEPFINVEKVQSRMVPFRLVEVEGLERAVKGLPADLLIEVCQGFTAALQASFDPTSAFPKMTERQRQMAMQASIFLSACAKTGLDALIDEATGYQYERAEDALQVKLQAFIAEELRAWEKTFPDELWAEFGRLTGWKGSLHSRPKWWGKLVIELIYDTLDPDVADYLRNNRPPTGVHWHRQLTENLGIRALVSRCYEVIGMAKTCSNMRELRDMVAEHYGREIVQLSLALPRPSSPHS; via the coding sequence ATGGTTGATGGGGTGACTGGAAAAGCTCGAGGTGGGAAGGCGCGAGCGGCGGCGATGACGGATGTTCAGCGCCGTGAAAGTGCAAAGGCCGCTGCTGAAGCTCGTTGGAGAAAGGCGAGATTGGAAGAGCGGGCGGCAGAAGCCGCGGACGATATTGTGGCATCTGACGAGTTCCAAGGAACGTTGCCTGTTGCGCGCCATCGTGGCGTGCTGAATATCGTTGGCTTGGAAGTGCCTTGCTATGTATTGGATAATGGCGAGAAGATCATCGGCCGAACCTCTGCGACCGAATTGCTTACCGGAGTTAAAGGGGGTGGTGCGCTTGAGAAATACTTGTCAGTTAAGTCGCTCGAACCATTTATTAACGTCGAAAAGGTCCAGTCCCGCATGGTTCCTTTCCGGCTTGTTGAGGTTGAAGGTCTAGAGAGGGCTGTGAAAGGGCTGCCGGCAGATTTACTTATCGAGGTCTGTCAAGGTTTTACTGCCGCGTTGCAGGCAAGCTTCGATCCAACATCAGCTTTTCCAAAGATGACTGAGCGGCAGCGCCAGATGGCTATGCAAGCGAGTATTTTCCTCTCAGCTTGTGCGAAGACAGGTCTCGACGCTCTCATCGATGAGGCGACTGGTTACCAATACGAACGCGCCGAAGATGCGTTGCAGGTGAAGTTGCAGGCATTCATTGCTGAAGAGTTGCGGGCTTGGGAAAAGACATTCCCGGATGAGTTGTGGGCAGAGTTTGGTCGATTAACAGGATGGAAGGGCAGCCTGCACAGCCGACCGAAGTGGTGGGGTAAACTCGTCATCGAGTTGATATACGATACTTTAGATCCTGACGTGGCGGATTACTTACGGAACAACCGGCCCCCGACGGGAGTGCATTGGCATCGACAATTGACTGAGAACCTAGGGATTCGCGCTCTTGTGTCTCGCTGTTATGAGGTAATTGGGATGGCTAAGACCTGTTCGAATATGAGAGAGCTAAGGGATATGGTCGCAGAACATTACGGGCGTGAGATCGTCCAGCTATCGTTGGCATTGCCCCGGCCTAGTTCTCCACACTCTTGA
- a CDS encoding GNAT family N-acetyltransferase has protein sequence MSAPIRAVPEIETPRFRLRGLRRSDLAALFPTMSDEASALYLTRPAFASHTDLWQWLAAPGWPGRTWIAEDRESGDVAGRFVAVPAGREGVEEIGYITCLHRQREGVARECTAALVRHLLLAPASQGGGARKIEAVVDTRHAASIRLLETLGFTREAHFREHEETHAGMCDIYVFALLAGEADRLPA, from the coding sequence ATGAGCGCCCCGATCCGCGCCGTCCCCGAGATCGAGACCCCGCGTTTTCGCCTGCGCGGCCTGCGCCGGTCGGACCTCGCGGCGCTGTTCCCCACCATGTCGGACGAGGCGAGCGCGCTCTATCTCACCCGGCCCGCCTTCGCCTCGCACACCGACCTGTGGCAATGGCTCGCCGCGCCCGGCTGGCCGGGGCGCACCTGGATCGCCGAAGACCGGGAAAGCGGTGACGTCGCGGGCCGTTTCGTCGCGGTTCCTGCGGGGCGCGAGGGTGTCGAGGAGATCGGCTACATCACCTGCCTGCACCGTCAGCGCGAAGGCGTCGCGCGCGAATGCACCGCCGCGCTGGTGCGCCATCTTTTGCTTGCCCCGGCTTCGCAGGGAGGCGGCGCGCGCAAGATCGAGGCCGTGGTCGACACCCGCCACGCCGCCTCGATCCGCCTGCTCGAAACGCTCGGCTTCACCCGCGAGGCGCATTTCCGCGAACACGAGGAAACCCATGCCGGGATGTGCGACATCTATGTCTTTGCCCTGCTCGCGGGCGAGGCGGACCGGCTGCCCGCCTGA
- a CDS encoding 2-hydroxychromene-2-carboxylate isomerase, translating to MGKSAELVFDFVSPNAYLVWWPLRDLCRRHGAELVVTPVFLAGMHRITGNAPPMIRDRDVRGKNAYAQLEIDRFIARHGLTRYRLHPQFPFNSIGLQRMLLAACEDGRGVDFAESLLRAIWEEGIDLADAGALGERIAAAGFDPQALSERAQDEGLKQRLAASTDDAVERGAFGIPTIFVPAGSGRESMFFGKERLDQVEEALAA from the coding sequence ATGGGCAAGTCCGCCGAACTGGTCTTCGATTTCGTCAGCCCCAACGCCTACCTCGTCTGGTGGCCCTTGCGCGACCTGTGCCGCCGGCACGGGGCGGAGCTTGTCGTCACCCCCGTCTTCCTCGCCGGGATGCACCGCATCACCGGCAACGCCCCGCCGATGATCCGCGACAGGGACGTGCGCGGCAAGAACGCCTACGCCCAGCTCGAAATCGACCGCTTCATCGCCCGGCACGGCCTCACACGCTACCGGCTCCACCCGCAATTCCCGTTCAATTCGATAGGCCTGCAGCGGATGCTCCTCGCCGCCTGCGAGGACGGGCGCGGGGTCGATTTCGCCGAGAGCCTCCTGCGCGCGATCTGGGAGGAGGGGATCGACCTCGCCGATGCCGGGGCGCTGGGGGAACGGATCGCGGCGGCGGGGTTCGATCCGCAGGCCCTTTCCGAACGCGCGCAGGACGAGGGGCTGAAGCAGCGCCTCGCCGCCAGCACCGACGACGCGGTCGAACGCGGCGCTTTCGGCATCCCGACCATCTTCGTCCCCGCGGGCAGCGGGCGCGAATCGATGTTCTTCGGCAAGGAAAGGCTCGACCAGGTCGAAGAGGCGCTCGCCGCCTGA
- a CDS encoding PLP-dependent aspartate aminotransferase family protein, whose product MKKTTGMDRKVTQKWRPATQAVRGGTWRSEQGETSEAMFLTSGYSYDDAQTVADRFAGEAAGMTYSRLQNPTVAMLEERIALIEGAEAARAQASGMAAMTAALLCQLSAGDHCVAARAAFGSCRWLVDQLLPRFGIETSVIDSADNAAWEAAIRPNTKVFFFETPANPTLDIVDLQFVCDLARAHGITTVVDNAFATPVLQRPMEFGADVVAYSATKLMDGQGRVLAGAICASQQWIDEVLMPFQRNTGPTLSAFNAWVVLKGLETLELRARRQSENAVALGRFMEERIEAAGGRMLHPGLASHPRHALALRQMDATGPIFAFDVGTRQRAFALLDALELIDISNNIGDAKTLMCHPASTTHANMGDEARREMGVTDGLVRINAGLEDIADLVEDMDRALSAAGL is encoded by the coding sequence ATGAAGAAGACGACCGGCATGGACCGCAAGGTCACGCAGAAATGGCGCCCCGCGACGCAGGCCGTGCGCGGCGGCACTTGGCGTTCCGAACAGGGCGAGACGAGCGAGGCGATGTTCCTCACCTCGGGCTATTCCTACGACGACGCGCAGACCGTCGCCGATCGCTTCGCGGGCGAGGCGGCGGGCATGACCTATTCGCGCCTCCAGAACCCGACGGTCGCCATGCTGGAGGAGCGCATCGCGCTGATCGAGGGGGCCGAGGCCGCCCGCGCGCAGGCGAGCGGGATGGCGGCGATGACCGCGGCGCTGTTGTGCCAGCTTTCCGCCGGCGACCACTGCGTCGCCGCGCGCGCCGCCTTCGGTTCGTGCCGCTGGCTGGTCGATCAGCTGCTGCCCCGTTTCGGGATCGAGACGAGCGTGATCGACAGCGCCGACAACGCCGCCTGGGAAGCGGCGATCAGGCCGAACACCAAGGTGTTCTTCTTCGAAACCCCGGCCAATCCCACGCTCGACATCGTCGATCTGCAATTCGTCTGCGACCTCGCCCGCGCTCATGGCATCACCACCGTGGTCGACAACGCCTTCGCCACGCCGGTGCTCCAGCGCCCGATGGAATTCGGCGCCGACGTCGTGGCCTACAGCGCGACCAAGCTGATGGACGGGCAGGGCCGGGTGCTGGCGGGGGCGATCTGCGCTTCGCAGCAGTGGATCGACGAGGTGCTGATGCCGTTTCAGCGCAACACCGGGCCGACGCTTTCGGCCTTCAACGCCTGGGTGGTGCTGAAAGGGCTGGAAACGCTCGAACTGCGCGCCCGCCGCCAGAGCGAGAATGCCGTCGCGCTGGGGCGCTTCATGGAGGAACGGATCGAGGCGGCGGGCGGTCGGATGCTCCATCCGGGCCTTGCGAGCCATCCGCGCCATGCGCTCGCGCTGCGGCAGATGGACGCGACCGGCCCGATCTTCGCCTTCGACGTGGGCACGCGGCAGCGGGCCTTCGCCCTGCTCGACGCGCTCGAGCTGATCGACATCTCGAACAATATCGGCGACGCCAAGACGCTGATGTGCCACCCGGCCTCGACCACCCACGCGAACATGGGCGACGAAGCACGCCGCGAGATGGGCGTGACGGACGGCCTCGTCCGGATCAATGCGGGGCTCGAGGATATCGCCGATCTTGTCGAGGACATGGACCGGGCGCTGAGTGCGGCCGGGCTCTAG
- the apaG gene encoding Co2+/Mg2+ efflux protein ApaG: MKELFQHAAITDGVTVRVAVNFLPEQSHPEAGKWFWVYHIRIENGSHETIQLRTRHWRITDARGMVNHVDGEGVVGEQPRLAPGESHDYVSGCPLTTPHGSMEGFYTFARADGSPFEVRIPFFPLAAPETADGRSSA; the protein is encoded by the coding sequence ATGAAAGAGCTGTTCCAACACGCTGCCATAACCGACGGGGTCACCGTCCGGGTCGCCGTCAATTTCCTGCCGGAGCAATCGCATCCCGAGGCCGGAAAATGGTTCTGGGTGTATCACATCCGGATCGAGAACGGCTCTCACGAAACCATTCAGCTGCGGACCCGTCACTGGCGGATCACCGATGCGCGCGGGATGGTGAACCATGTCGACGGCGAGGGCGTGGTCGGCGAACAGCCCAGGCTCGCCCCGGGCGAAAGCCATGATTACGTGTCGGGCTGCCCGCTGACGACGCCGCACGGTTCGATGGAAGGCTTCTACACCTTTGCGCGTGCCGACGGATCGCCGTTCGAGGTGCGGATCCCCTTCTTCCCGCTGGCCGCCCCCGAAACGGCCGACGGGCGCTCTTCCGCCTGA
- a CDS encoding phospholipid carrier-dependent glycosyltransferase translates to MHEVASPPVAARPDMTGPPEHPRDPLGWCLAIPVLFAALASIRLAIPTAPFFDEVHYLPAARALLEGGEYLNREHPLLGKELIALGIWLLGDGPLGWRIMPLLAGTFAVGAAMRALWHASFDRHACIAFGVLLASGFHLFVHSRIAMLDIFMAAFLALAAWQFAAAAREPETGRWRLALCGVALGCALGAKWNAVPLAVLPGLAFFAARLAAGRRRLLMSRRGIPVPGVSLLEAFAWLGLVPLTVYALTFLPGYWLGAPLRPSPLEGHLFPFGLVELHREIVELQASVMAPHNYQSTWPQWITNTRGIWYLYEYADGAQRGVLLIGNPLTMLLGLFALVWCMVTGVWRRDWARVGVVVGYAASLGLWVIAPKPVQFYYHYMMPSVFLLAALALSLSDLRQVERLRWLGWAVPLGSIGVFALFWKVLSAAPLDGPMSFADWTWISGWR, encoded by the coding sequence ATGCACGAGGTCGCCTCTCCGCCGGTCGCCGCCCGCCCCGACATGACGGGCCCGCCCGAACACCCGCGCGACCCGCTCGGCTGGTGCCTCGCCATACCCGTCCTGTTCGCCGCGCTCGCGAGCATCCGGCTGGCAATCCCGACCGCACCCTTCTTCGACGAGGTCCACTACCTTCCCGCCGCGCGCGCCCTGCTCGAAGGCGGGGAATACCTGAACCGCGAGCACCCGCTGCTCGGCAAGGAGCTGATCGCGCTCGGCATATGGTTGCTGGGCGACGGGCCGCTCGGCTGGCGGATCATGCCCCTGCTGGCGGGCACGTTCGCGGTCGGGGCGGCGATGCGGGCGCTGTGGCACGCGAGCTTCGATCGCCATGCGTGCATCGCCTTCGGCGTGCTGCTGGCGAGCGGTTTCCACCTCTTCGTCCACTCGCGCATCGCCATGCTCGACATCTTCATGGCGGCCTTCCTCGCCCTTGCCGCCTGGCAGTTCGCCGCCGCCGCACGCGAGCCCGAAACGGGGCGCTGGCGGCTGGCGCTGTGCGGGGTCGCGCTGGGCTGCGCGCTCGGGGCGAAGTGGAACGCCGTCCCGCTCGCCGTGCTGCCGGGCCTGGCCTTCTTCGCCGCGCGTCTGGCCGCCGGGCGCCGCCGGTTGCTGATGAGCCGCAGGGGGATCCCCGTGCCGGGAGTGAGCCTGCTCGAAGCCTTCGCATGGCTCGGCCTCGTCCCGCTCACCGTCTATGCGCTGACCTTCCTTCCCGGCTACTGGCTGGGCGCGCCATTGCGCCCCTCGCCGCTGGAGGGGCACCTGTTCCCGTTCGGCCTGGTCGAGCTGCACCGGGAAATCGTCGAACTGCAGGCCTCGGTCATGGCGCCGCACAATTACCAGAGCACCTGGCCGCAATGGATCACCAACACGCGGGGGATCTGGTATCTCTACGAATACGCCGACGGGGCGCAGCGCGGGGTGCTGCTGATCGGCAATCCGCTGACGATGCTGTTGGGGCTTTTCGCGCTGGTGTGGTGCATGGTCACGGGCGTCTGGCGGCGCGATTGGGCCAGGGTCGGCGTGGTGGTCGGCTATGCGGCGAGCCTCGGGCTGTGGGTCATCGCGCCCAAGCCGGTGCAGTTCTACTATCACTACATGATGCCGAGCGTGTTCCTGCTCGCCGCCCTCGCCCTGTCGCTGTCCGACCTGCGGCAGGTCGAACGCCTGCGCTGGCTCGGCTGGGCGGTGCCGCTGGGAAGCATCGGTGTCTTCGCACTGTTCTGGAAGGTGCTGAGCGCCGCGCCGCTCGACGGCCCGATGAGCTTCGCCGACTGGACGTGGATTTCGGGCTGGCGCTAG
- a CDS encoding SulP family inorganic anion transporter — translation MTQARSLAARLRADWFAQPRADILAGIVVSLALIPEAIGFALIAGVDPSVGLYASVVIAMVIAFTGGRPGMISAATAAVAVVVIPLVREHGVEYLFAATVLMGVFQGIAALLRLDLLMQFVSRSVITGFVNALAILIFMAQIPQLTGVGIETYVMVAAGLAIIYGFPRITKAVPSPLVAILLLTGAAVWWGLPVNTVAGEGELPDGLPFFRLPDVPLTLETLRIIAPYSLTMAAVGLLESLLTAQIVDDMTHTDSDKRRECAGQGGANIAAAFFGGMGGCAMIGQSVINVASGGRGRLSTFTAGAFLLFLLTVLGDWVGRVPMPALVAVMIMVSIGTFSWNSIPNLRRHPPSSSAVMIATVVVVVWTHDLALGVLVGVLLSGIFFAGKVRNLFDVERVRRPHSAVYVVTGEIFFASVDKFIARLGPESAYEDAARHVVIDVSRAHFWDISAIGALEKVVERMRRNGRHTRVVGLNAASADLFDKFALEDRTGLELGLAPH, via the coding sequence ATGACCCAAGCCCGCTCCCTCGCAGCCCGGCTGCGTGCCGACTGGTTCGCCCAGCCGCGCGCCGACATCCTCGCCGGCATCGTCGTCTCGCTCGCGCTGATTCCCGAGGCGATCGGATTTGCGCTGATCGCGGGGGTCGATCCGAGCGTCGGGCTCTACGCCTCGGTCGTGATCGCCATGGTGATCGCGTTCACCGGCGGACGGCCCGGCATGATCTCGGCCGCGACCGCGGCGGTGGCGGTGGTGGTGATCCCGCTGGTGAGGGAGCACGGCGTCGAATACCTCTTCGCCGCGACCGTGCTGATGGGCGTGTTCCAGGGCATCGCGGCGCTGCTGCGGCTCGACCTGCTGATGCAGTTCGTCAGCCGCAGCGTCATCACCGGCTTCGTGAACGCGCTCGCGATCCTCATCTTCATGGCGCAGATCCCGCAGCTTACCGGCGTGGGCATCGAGACCTATGTCATGGTCGCGGCGGGGCTTGCGATCATTTACGGCTTTCCCAGGATTACCAAGGCGGTGCCGAGCCCGCTGGTCGCCATCCTGCTGCTGACGGGCGCGGCGGTGTGGTGGGGCCTGCCGGTCAACACCGTCGCGGGCGAGGGCGAACTGCCCGACGGCCTGCCGTTCTTCCGCCTGCCGGACGTGCCGCTCACGCTGGAGACGCTGCGGATCATCGCGCCCTATTCGCTCACCATGGCGGCCGTGGGCCTGCTCGAAAGCCTGCTCACCGCGCAGATCGTCGACGACATGACCCACACCGACAGCGACAAGCGCCGCGAATGCGCCGGACAGGGCGGGGCGAACATCGCCGCCGCGTTCTTCGGCGGGATGGGCGGCTGCGCGATGATCGGGCAGTCGGTCATCAACGTCGCGAGCGGCGGGCGCGGGCGGCTGTCGACCTTCACGGCGGGCGCGTTCCTGCTGTTCCTGCTGACCGTTCTGGGCGACTGGGTCGGGCGGGTTCCGATGCCCGCGCTGGTCGCGGTGATGATCATGGTTTCGATCGGGACCTTCTCGTGGAACTCGATCCCGAACCTGCGCCGCCACCCGCCCAGCTCGAGCGCGGTGATGATCGCCACCGTGGTGGTGGTCGTATGGACCCATGACCTCGCCCTCGGCGTGCTTGTCGGGGTGCTGCTTTCGGGCATCTTCTTCGCCGGCAAGGTGCGGAACCTGTTCGATGTCGAGCGGGTGCGCCGGCCCCATTCGGCGGTCTATGTCGTCACCGGCGAGATCTTCTTCGCCAGCGTCGACAAGTTCATCGCCAGGCTCGGCCCCGAAAGCGCCTACGAGGATGCCGCCCGCCATGTCGTGATCGACGTTTCGAGGGCGCATTTCTGGGACATCTCGGCGATCGGAGCGCTGGAAAAGGTGGTCGAGCGGATGCGCCGCAACGGGCGGCACACGCGGGTCGTCGGATTGAACGCGGCGAGCGCGGACCTGTTCGACAAGTTCGCGCTGGAGGACCGGACCGGGCTGGAACTGGGACTGGCGCCGCACTGA
- a CDS encoding LysR family transcriptional regulator gives MKRTHLPLNALRVFDAAARHLSFTRAADELAVTPAAVGQQIRALEDHLGVVLFRRTSKGLELTPEGAAGLDPLREGFLRFEESVQAMQVGQSSDRYTIASPREFYSVWLAARLAAFQAGRPGIQYILAPGEETDFTEANLDCAVRLIDAPGDLEGVRLTPAKRVTVAAPGARPETRDAWIDWPGAALPEGISPSIRAANPGQALSSVLAGMGRTILPLALAEAALADGRLEALAGPQDARRAYWLVAPLPQWRQQKVRALVEFLTA, from the coding sequence GTGAAGCGCACCCATCTTCCCCTCAATGCCCTGCGCGTGTTCGACGCGGCGGCGCGGCACCTGTCCTTCACCCGCGCGGCGGACGAACTCGCCGTGACCCCCGCCGCGGTCGGCCAGCAGATCCGCGCGCTGGAGGACCATCTCGGCGTGGTCCTGTTCCGCCGCACCTCGAAGGGGCTCGAACTCACCCCCGAAGGCGCGGCCGGGCTCGACCCCTTGCGCGAAGGCTTCCTGCGGTTCGAGGAAAGCGTGCAGGCGATGCAGGTCGGGCAATCCTCCGACCGCTACACCATCGCGAGCCCCCGCGAATTCTACTCCGTCTGGCTCGCGGCGCGCCTCGCCGCGTTCCAGGCCGGGCGGCCGGGCATCCAGTACATTCTCGCCCCGGGCGAGGAGACCGATTTCACCGAGGCCAATCTCGACTGCGCGGTGCGCCTGATCGACGCGCCGGGCGATCTCGAGGGCGTGCGGCTCACCCCGGCCAAGCGTGTCACCGTCGCCGCCCCCGGCGCGCGCCCGGAAACCCGCGACGCGTGGATCGACTGGCCCGGCGCCGCCCTGCCCGAAGGCATCTCACCCTCCATCCGCGCGGCCAATCCGGGTCAGGCGCTCTCCAGCGTGCTCGCCGGGATGGGCCGCACCATCCTGCCGCTCGCGTTGGCCGAAGCCGCGCTCGCGGACGGCCGGCTCGAAGCGCTGGCAGGGCCGCAGGACGCGCGCCGCGCCTACTGGCTGGTCGCCCCCCTGCCGCAATGGCGCCAGCAGAAGGTGCGCGCGCTGGTCGAGTTCCTGACCGCATGA
- a CDS encoding PilZ domain-containing protein, whose translation MHTTPRVAPTCLIPGLHAVPGGTAGGRLRSMSISHDGESRAPFACGSHDDKVSFGEATDFQDETPSVPPPPERRADRRVVSAFRPGCVLSNGRMLLGIIRNLSSGGVMIELDEPIEPGTRVRYFWDETNVIDAVVAWVDGRAHGLENAADARPFANPFPYRSVRVPCAMRAEIFAGGMCHFAALENLSLGGMRVSGFKAPAGVLLTVRLGGVEFAGASVRWSQRDETGIRFAAPLTRAQLARILTGMSETADLPEDRAARAWSDF comes from the coding sequence ATGCACACGACACCAAGGGTCGCGCCGACGTGTCTCATTCCAGGGTTGCACGCCGTTCCGGGGGGGACGGCGGGAGGGAGGTTACGTTCTATGTCGATTTCTCATGACGGCGAAAGCCGCGCGCCGTTCGCTTGCGGTTCGCACGACGACAAGGTTTCGTTCGGCGAAGCGACTGATTTCCAAGACGAAACGCCCTCCGTCCCGCCACCCCCCGAACGCCGCGCCGACCGCCGCGTGGTGTCCGCATTCCGCCCGGGCTGCGTGCTCAGCAATGGTCGGATGCTGCTCGGCATCATCCGCAACCTTTCGTCCGGCGGGGTCATGATCGAGCTCGACGAGCCGATCGAGCCGGGCACCCGCGTGCGCTATTTCTGGGACGAGACCAACGTCATCGACGCCGTCGTCGCCTGGGTCGACGGGCGCGCCCACGGGCTCGAGAACGCGGCGGACGCGCGCCCCTTCGCGAACCCCTTTCCCTACCGCTCCGTCCGGGTGCCCTGCGCCATGCGCGCCGAGATCTTCGCGGGCGGCATGTGCCATTTCGCCGCGCTGGAGAACCTTTCGCTCGGCGGGATGCGGGTGAGCGGGTTCAAGGCCCCGGCGGGCGTCCTGCTCACCGTGCGCCTGGGCGGGGTCGAGTTCGCCGGCGCGAGCGTGCGCTGGTCGCAGCGGGACGAGACGGGCATCCGCTTTGCCGCCCCGCTCACCCGCGCCCAGCTCGCGCGGATCCTCACCGGCATGAGCGAGACCGCGGACCTGCCGGAAGACCGCGCCGCGCGCGCCTGGAGCGATTTCTGA
- a CDS encoding IS1380 family transposase translates to MPQTTPAGCDDSASVFSFPAVRGKKVTAAFDGGRLTSDGGVLVLAQAERMMGLCQRLAACIADPRDPARVVHRLEDILRARMFAIACGYEDADDLDALRDDPGFRLALGKLPGSGAGLASQPTMSRWENAPSTRELAKMLGIMIDIYCASYPTPPAAVTLDIDDTCDVVHGYQQLSFWNGHHGERCFLPIHVYDTATGRPVAMLLRTGKTPSGKEAAGHIRRLVRHLRRHWPDTHITIRGDGHYGRPEVMAFCEAAHVDYVFGLPTNAALRADPVIVTAADACAVRRAECQLPVLRSYAETRYGAKSWNRQRRVVARIEASTLGMDIRYVVTSLTQGSAEYIYDTLYCARGQAENLIKLHKTQLASDRTSCRSANANQMRLILHTAAYWLLWRVQQAIPKTTALAKAEFTTLRLRLLKVAARVMESATRIRVAFASACPDADLMRAIVLALKPAPT, encoded by the coding sequence ATGCCACAGACCACACCCGCCGGATGCGATGATAGCGCGTCCGTATTTTCGTTTCCAGCAGTGCGCGGCAAGAAGGTCACAGCTGCGTTTGACGGCGGCAGGCTGACCTCGGATGGCGGGGTGCTGGTGCTGGCTCAGGCCGAGCGCATGATGGGGCTCTGCCAGCGGCTTGCGGCGTGTATTGCCGATCCGCGCGATCCTGCTCGGGTGGTTCATCGGCTTGAAGATATCCTGCGCGCGCGGATGTTCGCGATCGCCTGCGGCTATGAGGATGCCGATGATCTCGACGCTCTGCGCGATGATCCGGGCTTCCGCCTTGCGCTGGGCAAGCTGCCGGGATCGGGTGCGGGGTTGGCCAGCCAACCGACGATGAGCCGCTGGGAGAATGCGCCGAGCACGCGCGAGCTGGCAAAGATGCTGGGGATCATGATCGACATCTACTGCGCCAGCTACCCCACTCCGCCGGCGGCGGTGACGCTGGATATCGATGACACCTGCGACGTCGTGCACGGCTATCAGCAACTCTCCTTCTGGAACGGACATCATGGGGAGCGCTGCTTCCTGCCGATCCATGTCTACGACACGGCAACGGGCCGGCCGGTGGCGATGCTGCTGCGCACGGGCAAGACGCCTTCTGGCAAGGAGGCGGCAGGGCATATCCGGCGTCTGGTGCGCCATCTTCGCCGCCACTGGCCTGATACCCACATCACCATCCGCGGTGACGGGCATTATGGACGGCCCGAGGTCATGGCCTTCTGCGAGGCGGCCCATGTCGATTACGTGTTCGGTCTGCCGACCAACGCCGCGCTGCGCGCTGATCCGGTTATCGTCACTGCCGCCGATGCCTGCGCGGTCCGCCGCGCCGAGTGCCAACTCCCGGTCCTGCGCAGCTATGCCGAGACCCGCTACGGCGCGAAGAGCTGGAACCGCCAGCGCCGCGTCGTCGCCAGGATCGAGGCCAGCACGCTGGGCATGGATATCCGCTATGTCGTCACATCGCTAACCCAAGGCTCGGCTGAATACATCTATGACACGCTCTACTGTGCGCGCGGGCAGGCCGAGAACTTGATCAAGCTGCACAAGACCCAGCTGGCCAGTGACCGCACCTCGTGCCGGTCGGCGAACGCCAACCAGATGCGCCTGATCCTGCACACCGCTGCCTACTGGCTGCTGTGGCGCGTTCAGCAGGCGATCCCAAAGACCACCGCTCTGGCAAAAGCCGAGTTTACGACCCTGCGCCTGCGGCTGCTCAAGGTTGCTGCCCGCGTCATGGAAAGCGCCACCCGAATCCGCGTAGCGTTCGCCTCTGCGTGCCCCGATGCCGATCTGATGCGTGCCATCGTTCTCGCGCTCAAGCCTGCGCCGACGTAG